Proteins found in one Salmo salar chromosome ssa26, Ssal_v3.1, whole genome shotgun sequence genomic segment:
- the LOC106587385 gene encoding programmed cell death protein 5 isoform X1 — MADDELEAIRRQRMAELQSKHGSLSWNQMNPGDSSNEQQGQQEAKQRETEMRNSMLAQVLDQSARARLSNLALVKPEKAKAVENYLIQMARMGQLGGKISETGLIDILEKVSQQTEKKTTVKFNRRKVMDSDDDEEDD, encoded by the exons ATGGCCGACGACGAATTGGAGGCTATCAGGCGGCAACGCATGGCCGAACTGCAGTCAAAACATGGG AGTCTGTCTTGGAACCAAATGAATCCAGGG GACTCTTCAAATGAACAGCAAGGGCAGCAGGAGGCTAAACAGAG GGAAACAGAGATGAGGAACTCCATGCTGGCTCAGGTTCTAGACCAGTCCGCCCGCGCCAGAT TGAGTAACTTGGCTCTGGTGAAGCCAGAGAAGGCCAAAGCAGTGGAGAATTACCTCATACAGATGGCCCGCATGGGCCAGCTGGGAGGAAAG ATTTCAGAGACTGGTTTGATCGACATCCTAGAAAAAGTTAGTCAGCAAACAGAAAAAAAGACAACTGTCAAG TTCAACCGACGAAAGGTGATGGACtcagatgatgatgaggaggatgattgA
- the LOC106587385 gene encoding programmed cell death protein 5 isoform X2, translating into MADDELEAIRRQRMAELQSKHGDSSNEQQGQQEAKQRETEMRNSMLAQVLDQSARARLSNLALVKPEKAKAVENYLIQMARMGQLGGKISETGLIDILEKVSQQTEKKTTVKFNRRKVMDSDDDEEDD; encoded by the exons ATGGCCGACGACGAATTGGAGGCTATCAGGCGGCAACGCATGGCCGAACTGCAGTCAAAACATGGG GACTCTTCAAATGAACAGCAAGGGCAGCAGGAGGCTAAACAGAG GGAAACAGAGATGAGGAACTCCATGCTGGCTCAGGTTCTAGACCAGTCCGCCCGCGCCAGAT TGAGTAACTTGGCTCTGGTGAAGCCAGAGAAGGCCAAAGCAGTGGAGAATTACCTCATACAGATGGCCCGCATGGGCCAGCTGGGAGGAAAG ATTTCAGAGACTGGTTTGATCGACATCCTAGAAAAAGTTAGTCAGCAAACAGAAAAAAAGACAACTGTCAAG TTCAACCGACGAAAGGTGATGGACtcagatgatgatgaggaggatgattgA
- the erg19 gene encoding Diphosphomevalonate decarboxylase (The RefSeq protein has 1 substitution compared to this genomic sequence), with amino-acid sequence MPEVSGKKLTMVTCSAPVNIAVIKYWGKRDEELILPINSSLSVTLHQDQLKTTTTVACSRSFQEDRIWLNGKEEDITQPRLQSCLREIRCLSRKRRSDGEADVDAAGLSHKVHICSVNNFPTAAGLASSAAGYACLVYTLSRVMGVEGELSAVSRQGSGSACRSMYGGFVQWLMGQQGDGKDSLAQQVEPETHWPELRVLVLVVSAERKPVGSTSGMQTSVETSILLKHRADSVVPARMKEMIEAVHKRDFTAFAELTMKDSNQFHATCLDTYPPIFYLNDVSRRVINLVHRYNRHYRETKVAYTFDAGPNAVIYTLQQNVEEFVQVVKHFFPPETNGGHFLKGLPVAPTTLSEELKQAIGMEPMVKGICYIISTKAGPGPRVVEDPSEHLLGSDGLPKESA; translated from the exons ATGCCCGAGGTTAGCGGCAAAAAGCTCACCATGGTAACATGCAGTGCGCCTGTGAATATTGCTGTCATCAAATACT GGGGGAAGAGGGATGAGGAGTTGATTCTACCCATAAATTCATCTTTGAGTGTCACATTACATCAAGACCAG CTCAAAACGACCACAACAGTGGCGTGCAGCAGGTCGTTCCAGGAGGATCGTATCTGGCTTAACGGCAAAGAGGAGGACATAACCCAGCCCAGACTACAGTCCTGCCTTAGAGAGA TTCGGTGCCTGTCCCGTAAGCGACGCAGTGATGGGGAGGCTGATGTAGACGCAGCCGGTTTATCCCATAAAGTTCACATCTGCTCTGTCAACAACTTCCCAACTGCAGCCGGACTGGCCTCTTCTGCTGCCGGCTATGCCTGTCTGG TGTACACCCTGTCCCGGGTAATGGGAGTGGAGGGGGAGTTGTCTGCGGTTTCTAGGCAGGGTTCAGGCAGTGCCTGTAGGAGTATGTATGGGGGCTTTGTTCAGTGGCTTATGGGCCAGCAAGGAGATGGCAAGGACAGTCTGGCCCAGCAGGTGGAGCCAGAGACTCACTGGCCTGAGCTCAGGGTCCTTGTACTGGTG GTCAGTTCTGAGCGGAAACCAGTTGGCAGCACTTCTGGCATGCAAACTAGTGTAGAGACGAGCATTCtcctgaag CACCGGGCAGACTCTGTGGTCCCAGCCAGGATGAAGGAGATGATTGAGGCTGTACATAAGAGGGACTTTACTGCGTTCGCTGAACTGACCATGAAGGACAGCAATCAGTTCCATGCCACCTGCCTGGACACCTACCCACCCATCTTCTACCTGAATGACGTGTCGCGCCGCGTTATCAACCTTGTGCACCGCTATAACCGTCACTACAGGGAAACAAAG GTGGCATACACATTTGATGCAGGTCCCAATGCAGTGATCTACACTCTTCAGCAGAATGTGGAAGAGTTTGTCCAGGTGGTCAAACACTTCTTCCCACCAGAGACCAATGGAGGACA CTTTCTAAAGGGTCTTCCGGTAGCCCCGACAACACTATCTGAGGAGCTGAAGCAGGCCATTGGTATGGAGCCCATGGTGAAGGGAATCTGCTATATAATCAGCACtaag GCTGGACCTGGACCTCGCGTGGTGGAGGACCCTAGTGAGCATCTGCTTGGATCTGACGGGCTGCCCAAGGAGAGTGCATGA